One Malus sylvestris chromosome 14, drMalSylv7.2, whole genome shotgun sequence DNA segment encodes these proteins:
- the LOC126598401 gene encoding uncharacterized protein LOC126598401: MTGTKPYPSFVGRAVVVNDVIYAASTVSGVIISFSLGMDSDPSGRILFTVKNLFKFPEFTSFLELDNTVTESLVHLGELRFCLLQTFFCSRGRGFQPLWITTLEIVNDGSGERCIKTLCSVGRDIDIQISGGFELGYCFTPQFKDLEPEEDNNFQAAMVQWAARRRGKTKENNKFIRQFDEFELSGDKKVQLKLVQQWLARERSKMKEKNSNSKPEVLEANAGETNKLAKNFGSKEEETDKLTEDVIHKEDETDELAKDFAPKEGTDKLDKKRAEVSRGAAKKRRKRNKKKKLAGRTGASVVLLSFLSGLYMGAANLPGLVSRSVMDGLVSRFTSLLPRRVIGWLSA, from the exons ATGACTGGTACTAAGCCTTATCCTTCTTTCGTGGGGAGGGCTGTCGTCGTAAACGATGTTATCTACGCCGCATCTACAGTGAGCGGGGTTATCATATCATTCTCTCTTGGGATGGATTCAGATCCTAGTGGTCGCATTCTCTTTACCGTAAAGAATCTATTCAAGTTTCCGGAGTTCACAAGTTTCCTTGAGTTGGACAACACTGTAACAGAGTCTTTGGTTCATTTGGGGGAATTAAGATTTTGTCTCCTGCAAACTTTCTTTTGCAGCAGGGGCAGGGGATTTCAACCTCTGTGGATCACAACATTAGAAATTGTCAATGACGGTTCAGGGGAAAGGTGTATCAAGACTTTATGTTCTGTTGGTCGTGACATTGATATTCAGATTTCTGGTGGATTCGAACTTGGTTACTGCTTCACACC ACAATTTAAGGATCTTGAACCCGAAGAAGACAACAACTTTCAGGCAGCGATGGTACA GTGGGCAGCCAGACGGAGAGGCAAAACGAAGGAAAATAATAAGTTCATCAG acaatttgatgaatttgaactcAGTGGAGACAAGAAAGTGCAGCTAAAGCTGGTACAGCAG TGGTTAGCCAGAGAGAGAAGCAAAATGAAGGAAAAGAATTCCAATAG TAAGCCTGAGGTTTTGGAAGCCAATGCCGGAGAAACTAACAAGTTGGCTAAGAATTTTGGATCCAAAGAAGAAGAGACTGACAAGTTGACGGAAGATGTTATACATAAAGAAGATGAGACTGATGAGTTGGCCAAGGATTTTGCACCCAAAGAAGGGACTGACAAGCTGGATAAGAAAAGGGCGGAAGTTTCACGGGGTGCAGCCAagaagagaaggaaaaggaataaaaagaagaaactgG CTGGTAGAACTGGAGCAAGCGTTGTGCTTCTGTCTTTTTTGTCAGGTTTGTACATGGGAGCCGCAAACTTGCCAGGTCTGGTGTCGAGAAGTGTGATGGACGGGCTTGTCTCAAGGTTTACAAGTCTGCTGCCAAGAAGAGTAATAGGCTGGCTCTCAGCATAA